The following coding sequences lie in one Prosthecobacter vanneervenii genomic window:
- a CDS encoding rhodanese-like domain-containing protein: protein MILLKASLFLLSGLCVAAMAAETPAAAELSPPVVVVPAEVHEIAPEMVERQLVDHPETVIIDVRQEEERQNRGYILNSINLDYFHGQKTLDLLAQMDKTKPCIVYCALGGRAQRIAVEMHKMGFKNILLLKGGFNAWTAAGQAVAR, encoded by the coding sequence ATGATTCTCCTCAAAGCGTCTCTGTTCCTGCTCTCGGGCCTGTGTGTGGCTGCCATGGCCGCAGAAACACCAGCTGCCGCAGAACTCAGCCCTCCGGTGGTCGTCGTCCCAGCAGAGGTGCACGAGATCGCGCCTGAAATGGTGGAACGCCAGCTCGTGGACCACCCGGAGACGGTGATCATCGACGTACGCCAGGAGGAGGAGCGCCAGAACCGTGGCTACATCCTGAACTCCATCAATCTGGACTACTTCCACGGCCAGAAGACCCTGGACCTGCTGGCGCAGATGGACAAGACCAAGCCCTGCATCGTGTACTGCGCCCTCGGCGGACGGGCGCAGCGCATCGCGGTGGAGATGCACAAGATGGGTTTCAAGAACATCCTGCTGCTCAAAGGCGGCTTCAATGCGTGGACAGCCGCCGGGCAGGCTGTGGCGCGCTGA
- a CDS encoding type IV pilin protein, translated as MSPFAFIYSRLKPRGFSLVEMMACVSIIGIIAFMAIPSVTRMRSDSERNLAIARAEALNLAQASFMQVRGRTQAALDWASAGSNDAKYNLLRPYLSYAESSLAVYLPAGYAVTFPPSITSMTKVSLSSPTGVIYY; from the coding sequence ATGAGCCCCTTTGCCTTCATTTACAGCAGACTCAAGCCACGCGGTTTCTCGCTCGTGGAGATGATGGCCTGCGTGTCGATCATTGGCATCATTGCTTTCATGGCGATCCCGTCCGTGACGCGCATGCGCAGCGACAGCGAGCGCAATCTGGCAATCGCGCGCGCGGAGGCTCTGAACCTGGCCCAGGCCAGTTTCATGCAGGTGCGGGGGCGCACCCAGGCTGCGCTGGACTGGGCCTCTGCGGGTTCCAATGACGCCAAATACAATCTCCTGCGTCCTTATCTCAGCTACGCAGAGTCGTCGCTGGCCGTGTATCTGCCGGCCGGTTATGCGGTGACTTTCCCCCCGTCCATCACGTCCATGACCAAGGTGTCTCTGTCGAGCCCGACAGGGGTCATCTACTACTAA
- a CDS encoding type II secretion system protein produces MATSRRQHGFSFVEAIFTIAIIGIMSSIVVAAISNAARDSYRVLSRQQQASLQSAVTAWVMAQTRVNSTSAQFQSLENIRARYNSAGNSLGRFNLLVPTPGAADPIQRAGFVDQTTADQFLSYSSGGQLQTEALVNSQQYITLPDWQSDDFPRVNLVTQ; encoded by the coding sequence ATGGCCACTTCCAGACGGCAGCATGGATTCAGCTTTGTCGAGGCGATCTTCACGATTGCCATCATCGGCATCATGTCATCGATCGTGGTCGCAGCCATCTCCAATGCCGCACGCGACAGCTACCGTGTTCTCTCCAGGCAGCAGCAGGCATCGCTGCAGAGCGCGGTGACAGCCTGGGTGATGGCCCAGACCCGCGTGAACAGCACTTCGGCTCAGTTTCAGAGTCTGGAAAACATACGTGCCAGATACAACAGCGCCGGCAACTCGCTGGGGCGCTTCAACCTTCTGGTGCCCACACCGGGCGCAGCCGATCCCATCCAGAGGGCTGGATTTGTGGACCAGACAACGGCGGATCAATTTCTCAGCTATTCCAGTGGCGGGCAGCTTCAGACGGAGGCCCTGGTCAATTCGCAGCAGTACATCACGCTCCCGGACTGGCAGAGCGATGATTTTCCACGGGTGAATCTGGTGACGCAGTAA
- a CDS encoding alginate export family protein, producing MFFTQALKPKTPAALALLLVAATTGWGADTAGSKITRGTFYQNPLSFGTTRDPDPPKYARNLSEIGVDSLLNVKWLDIGLDYRFRYEYRDNDLRRIQSSLDQPLLHRTRAYIGIKDILDPFRFAFEMQDARRENSQFARDNRDVNEFAITRLYGELYFKNLLGRDAIGSSRPVSVRFGIHNFEFLDRRLLSNNEWRNTANTFKGFLGSLGQESNDWQVDLLAVQPLNRQKYAWDSPVQKQWVYGVIGHWRRWSDLVTLEPYYLAMNQSPLPGIADYQVHSPGLRAYGVVGTTGLDYDFSLTYQTGRNGTRTIQAYAGTFELGYTFASNPWKPRLSLFYGRASGDHNPNDNKDNRFQRFYGFSRSWSANDYITYQNVSTPTVRLEIKPHQNLRLDMNWSAYWLESATDVYSVGNVIQVQDKTGRSGNYLGSEYDIRARYTWDPKTEITVGYSYFQSGGYVKAQLHRDHTNFAYFQLSRRFF from the coding sequence ATGTTTTTCACCCAAGCCCTCAAACCCAAAACTCCAGCCGCACTGGCCCTGCTCCTCGTGGCAGCCACGACGGGCTGGGGTGCTGACACCGCCGGCAGCAAGATCACACGCGGTACGTTTTACCAAAACCCGCTGAGCTTTGGCACCACGCGCGATCCGGACCCGCCCAAGTATGCGCGCAATCTGAGCGAGATCGGGGTGGATTCCCTGCTGAACGTGAAGTGGCTGGACATCGGGCTGGACTACCGTTTCCGCTATGAGTACCGGGACAACGACCTCCGGCGCATCCAGTCCTCGCTGGACCAGCCGCTGCTGCACCGCACGCGGGCCTACATCGGGATCAAGGACATCCTGGACCCGTTCCGTTTTGCGTTTGAGATGCAGGATGCCCGGCGTGAGAACAGCCAGTTTGCCCGCGACAACCGCGACGTGAACGAGTTTGCGATCACGAGGCTGTATGGCGAGCTATACTTCAAGAACCTGCTGGGGCGCGATGCCATCGGCAGCAGCCGCCCGGTGAGCGTGCGCTTTGGGATTCACAACTTTGAATTCCTGGACCGTCGACTCCTCTCCAACAATGAGTGGCGCAACACGGCGAACACCTTCAAGGGCTTCCTGGGCAGCCTGGGGCAGGAGAGCAATGACTGGCAGGTGGACCTGCTGGCAGTGCAGCCGCTGAACCGTCAGAAGTATGCCTGGGACAGCCCGGTGCAAAAGCAGTGGGTGTATGGCGTGATCGGCCACTGGCGGCGCTGGTCCGACCTCGTGACACTGGAGCCCTACTACCTGGCGATGAACCAGTCTCCGCTGCCTGGAATCGCAGACTACCAGGTGCACTCCCCCGGCCTGCGTGCCTACGGCGTGGTGGGCACCACGGGGCTGGACTACGACTTCAGCCTGACCTACCAGACCGGGCGCAACGGGACACGCACCATCCAGGCCTATGCGGGCACCTTTGAGCTGGGCTACACCTTTGCCTCCAATCCGTGGAAGCCACGCCTGAGCCTCTTCTACGGACGTGCGAGCGGCGACCACAACCCGAATGACAACAAGGACAACCGCTTCCAGCGCTTCTACGGCTTCAGCCGGTCATGGTCTGCCAATGACTACATCACCTACCAGAACGTGAGCACGCCCACCGTGCGTCTGGAGATCAAGCCACACCAGAATCTGCGCCTGGACATGAACTGGAGCGCCTACTGGCTGGAAAGCGCCACGGATGTCTATTCTGTGGGCAATGTCATCCAGGTGCAGGATAAAACCGGAAGAAGCGGCAACTACCTGGGCAGCGAGTATGACATCCGCGCCCGCTACACGTGGGATCCGAAAACCGAGATCACCGTGGGCTACTCCTACTTTCAGTCCGGAGGCTACGTGAAAGCGCAGCTCCACCGAGACCACACGAACTTCGCCTACTTCCAGCTGAGCCGACGCTTCTTCTAA
- a CDS encoding NAD(+)/NADH kinase, with the protein MPKRIAIFGGSFNPPGNHHAAIATRLTQLFDEVRVIPCGPRPDKPVTGSVPAVYRAALADIVFGCLPGVIVDLFDFEQDSFTRNYQLQQRFETQGEVWHVVGADLVAGGSRGASMIQRTWERGAELWQQANFAVLKRPGYTLSDDDLPPHSQIVELVVEGSSTMIRDHLVHGQPVNDLVPPRAQAYMARYGLYRAPVPGTWARGTLDDAKYFLQADQAIPKVKTLCDSLDGAHVRAEDADFINVVGGDGAMLRSIREHWRARLPFFGINAGHLGFLLNPPEQVAAHAFPPCDVIFRQMPMLFLEVEDEQGRRHSAHGFNDAWVERATSQSAWLEITVNHVKRIPKLVCDGALVATAAGSTAYARSMGAAPLLADTPAWLLVGSNVLQPAHWRSALLSPDTTVEIRNIDPEHRPLQAFVDGQSMGRVVALHARMSRSAAAELVFCAGHDMAEKIAAIQFGA; encoded by the coding sequence ATGCCAAAGCGCATCGCTATTTTTGGAGGCAGCTTTAACCCACCCGGGAACCACCATGCGGCCATCGCCACCCGGCTGACCCAGCTCTTTGATGAGGTCCGGGTCATCCCCTGCGGCCCACGGCCCGACAAGCCGGTCACCGGCAGTGTTCCTGCCGTTTATCGCGCTGCCTTGGCGGATATTGTCTTTGGCTGCCTGCCCGGGGTCATTGTGGACCTTTTTGACTTCGAGCAGGACAGTTTTACCCGGAATTACCAGCTCCAGCAGCGTTTTGAGACGCAGGGAGAGGTCTGGCACGTGGTGGGCGCGGACCTGGTGGCCGGCGGCTCACGCGGGGCCTCCATGATCCAGCGCACCTGGGAGCGCGGCGCGGAGCTCTGGCAGCAGGCCAATTTCGCCGTCCTCAAACGCCCCGGCTATACCCTCAGCGACGACGATCTGCCGCCTCATTCCCAGATCGTCGAGCTGGTGGTGGAAGGTTCCAGCACCATGATCCGCGATCACCTGGTGCATGGCCAGCCGGTGAATGATCTGGTGCCACCCCGTGCGCAGGCCTACATGGCACGCTACGGTCTCTATCGTGCGCCCGTTCCGGGCACCTGGGCACGCGGGACATTGGACGACGCCAAATACTTCCTCCAGGCAGATCAGGCCATTCCCAAGGTGAAAACTCTCTGCGACTCCCTGGATGGCGCCCATGTGCGCGCAGAGGACGCCGATTTCATCAATGTCGTCGGTGGCGATGGCGCGATGCTCCGCAGTATCCGCGAGCACTGGCGCGCACGACTGCCCTTTTTCGGCATCAATGCGGGCCATCTGGGCTTTTTGCTGAATCCGCCGGAGCAGGTCGCGGCGCATGCCTTTCCTCCTTGTGACGTGATTTTCCGCCAGATGCCGATGCTTTTCCTCGAAGTGGAGGACGAGCAGGGGCGCAGGCATTCGGCGCATGGCTTCAATGATGCCTGGGTGGAGCGCGCCACCAGCCAGTCCGCGTGGCTGGAGATCACCGTGAACCACGTCAAACGCATCCCCAAGCTGGTGTGCGATGGCGCTCTGGTGGCCACGGCCGCCGGTTCCACCGCCTACGCCCGCAGCATGGGCGCGGCTCCGCTGCTGGCAGACACCCCCGCCTGGCTGCTGGTAGGCTCCAACGTGCTGCAGCCTGCGCACTGGCGCAGCGCCCTGCTATCGCCTGACACCACGGTCGAGATCCGCAACATCGACCCCGAGCATCGCCCGCTGCAGGCTTTTGTGGACGGCCAGAGCATGGGCCGCGTGGTGGCCCTGCATGCGCGCATGTCCCGCTCGGCGGCGGCGGAGCTGGTCTTCTGTGCCGGTCACGATATGGCGGAAAAAATCGCAGCCATTCAATTCGGTGCATGA
- a CDS encoding prepilin-type N-terminal cleavage/methylation domain-containing protein, with amino-acid sequence MKNIKLNPSRKSGFSLVEMLVVIAIIGIIAAIAIPNIGNLNASARDASARRNAQTVASVVNAAIAAGVDTTAITDTASAVAAAEGGLTPTQGAFKGKLFTSGAINAEDRSTVISYLSWDNSNKQLNYTTTSSAQ; translated from the coding sequence ATGAAAAACATCAAGCTCAATCCCTCCCGCAAGTCTGGCTTCAGCCTCGTGGAAATGCTCGTCGTGATCGCCATCATCGGTATCATCGCCGCCATCGCCATCCCGAACATCGGCAACCTGAACGCCAGCGCTCGTGACGCCTCTGCTCGCCGCAACGCTCAGACCGTCGCTTCCGTGGTGAACGCCGCCATCGCCGCTGGCGTTGACACCACCGCCATCACCGACACTGCTTCCGCAGTTGCCGCCGCTGAAGGTGGTCTGACCCCCACCCAGGGCGCCTTCAAGGGCAAGCTCTTCACCTCCGGCGCCATCAACGCCGAAGACCGCAGCACTGTGATCAGCTACCTGAGCTGGGACAACAGCAACAAGCAGCTCAACTACACCACGACCTCCTCCGCTCAGTAA
- a CDS encoding MBL fold metallo-hydrolase: protein MIIPLQKDETLLADIAAAPHDKDSLHVWWLGQSGFLVQWAGERMLFDPYLSDSLTKKYATTDKPHVRMTERCVDPRLLTGISRVTASHVHTDHLDGETLIPLAQANPGFRLYLPHPIIPEAQKRLGGQEVVYCGIGDDGIYSEGLWEIHGVVARHNEVLRDSQGRCHYIGYIVKCGPFTIYHSGDTLWHDDIVAQVRAHRCDLMLLPINGNKPERRVAGNLNGAEAAALAKAGGAGLVVPCHYEMFEFNTDTPDEFVTACARLEQPCKVMRCGEKLVLR from the coding sequence ATGATCATTCCTCTTCAAAAAGACGAAACCCTGCTGGCAGACATCGCCGCTGCGCCCCATGACAAGGACTCTCTCCACGTCTGGTGGCTGGGGCAGAGCGGCTTTCTGGTGCAGTGGGCAGGGGAGAGGATGCTGTTTGATCCCTACCTCTCCGACTCGCTGACCAAGAAGTATGCCACCACGGACAAGCCCCACGTGCGCATGACCGAGCGCTGCGTGGACCCGCGCCTGCTCACCGGCATCTCCCGCGTGACGGCCAGCCACGTGCACACTGATCATCTGGATGGCGAGACCCTCATCCCGCTGGCGCAGGCAAATCCAGGTTTCAGGCTCTATTTGCCGCATCCCATCATCCCGGAGGCACAAAAACGCCTGGGAGGGCAGGAGGTGGTCTATTGTGGTATTGGCGACGATGGCATCTACTCCGAAGGCCTGTGGGAAATCCACGGCGTGGTGGCCCGGCACAATGAAGTTCTGCGGGATTCCCAGGGCCGCTGTCACTATATAGGCTACATCGTCAAATGCGGCCCCTTCACGATCTACCATAGCGGCGACACCCTGTGGCATGACGACATCGTGGCGCAGGTGCGTGCACACCGCTGCGATCTCATGTTGCTGCCCATCAATGGCAACAAGCCGGAGCGCCGCGTAGCTGGCAATCTGAACGGCGCCGAGGCCGCCGCGCTGGCCAAGGCGGGGGGAGCAGGCCTGGTGGTGCCCTGCCACTATGAGATGTTTGAGTTCAATACCGACACCCCGGATGAATTTGTGACTGCCTGCGCGCGGCTGGAGCAGCCTTGCAAGGTCATGCGCTGCGGGGAAAAGCTCGTGCTGCGGTAG